A region of Bradysia coprophila strain Holo2 unplaced genomic scaffold, BU_Bcop_v1 contig_13, whole genome shotgun sequence DNA encodes the following proteins:
- the LOC119073078 gene encoding circumsporozoite protein-like, whose translation MKLLIVCLAAIAVVSGDVSHLFGGTNVERSYLPPAQEPSNQYIPPAGPPAPPPPPPPPQNFQPAPQPQYQPAPQPQYQPAPQPQYQPAPQPQYQPAPQPQYQPAPQQFQPEPAPAATFDDANGYDYKVPGK comes from the exons atg AAATTGCTCATTGTTTGCCTCGCTGCTATTGCAGTTGTTAGCGGAGATGTATCCCATTTGTTCGGCGGAACAAATGTTGAGCGCTCATATTTGCCACCTGCACAAGAACCATCGAACCAATACATTCCACCAGCAGGACCACCTGCtcctccaccaccaccaccgccACCACAAAATTTCCAGCCAGCTCCACAGCCCCAATATCAGCCAGCTCCACAACCACAATATCAGCCAGCTCCACAGCCTCAATATCAGCCAGCTCCACAACCACAATACCAACCAGCTCCTCAACCACAATACCAGCCAGCTCCACAACAATTCCAACCAGAGCCAGCACCAGCAGCTACTTTTGATGATGCCAACGGATACGATTACAAAGTTCCCGGAAAATAA
- the LOC119073079 gene encoding sulfated surface glycoprotein 185-like encodes MKLLIVCLAAIAVVSGDVSHLFGGTNVERSYLPPAQEPSNQYIPPAGPPQNEPAQQQYQPAPVPQYAPPPPPPPPPPPPQQFQPAPQPQYQPAPQQQFQPEPAPAATFDDVNGYDYKVPGK; translated from the exons atg AAATTGCTCATTGTTTGCCTCGCTGCAATTGCAGTTGTTAGCGGAGATGTATCCCATTTGTTCGGCGGAACAAATGTTGAGCGCTCATATTTGCCACCTGCACAAGAACCATCGAACCAATACATTCCACCAGCAGGACCACCACAAAACGAACCAGCACAGCAGCAATATCAACCAGCTCCAGTGCCTCAATATGCACCTCCACCacctccaccaccaccaccaccgccACCACAACAATTCCAACCAGCTCCACAACCACAATACCAACCAGCTCCACAACAACAATTCCAACCAGAGCCAGCCCCAGCTGCTACTTTCGATGATGTCAACGGATACGATTACAAAGTTCCCGGAAAATAA